One stretch of Chlamydia abortus DNA includes these proteins:
- a CDS encoding protoporphyrinogen oxidase translates to MKKAIIIGAGISGLSTAWWLHRKFPNSELIIIDKADRPGGLIYSDYQKNFSLDLGPKSFLVRGEGHYTLELIRDLQLEEALIVSDKTAKKRFIRYKGKTRKVSPWTLIKEGLPFAIIKDLFASRYTKDSSVYDFLSRHSTVHLIHNILNPVVTAVRAGHSHLLSAHMAFPSLSQREAKTGSILRSYLKEPSKKKTPGAPYLVSLRPNLGILIDTLVKKLPVTWKLSSPVTKIECFPSKVVVSTTQETFSGDLAIYTGATSLLPSLIDIPGMQQLANKTLHWDLSCATLGWSRDIPTIPKGYGMLFSDEPPLLGIVYNSRVFPNQMPGKTVLSLLLENRWHQEEAYAFSLAAISEYLGISTQPDVFSLFSPEDGLPQHGVGFVEMKNRILPAIPHNLKIVGQNFSGPGLNRCVASAYQTVAAI, encoded by the coding sequence ATGAAAAAAGCCATTATCATAGGCGCAGGAATTTCAGGGTTATCCACAGCGTGGTGGTTACATAGGAAATTCCCCAATAGCGAACTTATAATTATAGATAAGGCAGATCGACCTGGCGGGCTTATCTACTCAGATTACCAAAAGAATTTTTCCTTAGATCTCGGGCCTAAAAGTTTTCTAGTCCGTGGTGAGGGACACTATACCCTGGAATTAATTCGTGATTTACAGCTGGAAGAGGCTCTCATTGTTAGTGATAAAACCGCGAAAAAACGTTTTATACGTTACAAAGGGAAAACACGAAAAGTCTCCCCATGGACATTAATCAAAGAAGGTTTGCCTTTCGCAATCATCAAAGATCTCTTTGCCTCCCGATATACAAAAGACAGCTCTGTATATGATTTCCTAAGTCGCCATAGCACAGTACATCTGATTCACAATATATTGAATCCTGTTGTTACCGCAGTTCGGGCAGGACATAGTCATCTACTTTCTGCGCATATGGCCTTTCCTTCCCTTTCTCAACGCGAAGCAAAAACAGGATCCATTTTACGCAGCTACTTAAAAGAACCTTCGAAGAAAAAAACACCTGGAGCTCCTTATCTGGTTTCTCTACGTCCCAATCTAGGCATCCTCATTGATACTTTAGTAAAAAAACTGCCCGTTACGTGGAAGCTTTCTTCTCCTGTTACAAAGATAGAGTGTTTCCCATCCAAGGTTGTGGTATCCACTACACAAGAAACATTCTCAGGAGATCTAGCCATATATACGGGGGCCACGTCTCTACTTCCTTCTCTTATTGATATCCCAGGAATGCAACAGCTTGCGAATAAAACACTTCATTGGGATCTTTCGTGTGCAACATTGGGGTGGAGTAGGGATATACCCACCATCCCTAAGGGTTATGGTATGCTGTTCTCTGACGAACCCCCGTTATTAGGTATTGTCTATAACTCGCGAGTCTTTCCTAACCAGATGCCTGGGAAAACAGTTCTATCATTACTATTAGAAAACCGTTGGCATCAAGAAGAAGCTTACGCTTTTTCCTTAGCGGCGATTTCTGAGTATTTAGGGATTTCTACACAACCGGATGTATTTTCATTATTTTCCCCAGAAGACGGTCTACCTCAACACGGCGTAGGGTTTGTAGAAATGAAAAACCGGATACTCCCCGCTATTCCTCATAATCTAAAAATTGTCGGGCAGAACTTCTCTGGTCCAGGATTAAACAGATGTGTAGCCTCAGCCTATCAAACTGTTGCTGCTATCTAA